In one Pseudarthrobacter oxydans genomic region, the following are encoded:
- a CDS encoding 3-hydroxybutyrate dehydrogenase yields the protein MENTLNGRKALVTGGAGGIGAASVRALAARGAKVVIADVDEEAAAALADEVGGTSWAVDLLDVDALSALSLDCDILVNNAGIQRISPIEEFEPADFRRLVTLMLEAPFLLIRAALPHMYANNFGRIINLSSVHGIRASPFKSAYVSAKHGLEGLSKVTALEGGAHGVTSNCINPGYVRTPLVESQIADQAKVHGIPEAEVLAKIMLTESAIKRLVEPEEVASLVAWLASDHAGMVTGASYTMDGGWSAR from the coding sequence ATGGAAAACACGCTGAACGGCCGCAAGGCACTGGTTACCGGTGGAGCAGGCGGCATCGGCGCTGCCAGTGTCCGCGCCCTCGCCGCGCGGGGGGCCAAAGTGGTGATCGCGGACGTAGATGAGGAGGCTGCGGCAGCACTCGCGGACGAGGTGGGGGGCACCTCCTGGGCCGTGGACCTGCTGGACGTGGATGCCCTCTCGGCCCTCAGCCTGGACTGCGACATCCTGGTGAACAACGCAGGAATCCAGCGCATCAGCCCCATCGAGGAGTTTGAGCCGGCCGACTTCCGCCGTCTCGTCACCCTCATGCTTGAGGCGCCGTTCCTGCTGATCCGTGCGGCGCTGCCGCACATGTATGCCAACAACTTCGGCCGGATCATCAATCTTTCTTCGGTACATGGAATACGGGCGTCCCCGTTCAAGAGCGCATACGTGTCGGCCAAGCACGGGCTGGAAGGGCTGAGCAAGGTGACGGCGCTCGAGGGCGGGGCACACGGCGTCACCTCCAACTGCATCAACCCGGGCTACGTGCGCACGCCTTTGGTGGAGTCGCAGATAGCAGACCAGGCCAAGGTCCACGGCATCCCCGAAGCCGAGGTGCTGGCGAAAATCATGCTGACCGAGTCCGCCATCAAGCGTCTCGTGGAGCCGGAAGAAGTGGCCTCCCTGGTCGCTTGGCTGGCGTCCGACCACGCCGGAATGGTGACCGGCGCCAGCTACACCATGGATGGCGGCTGGTCGGCGCGCTAG